In the Mycolicibacter sp. MU0102 genome, one interval contains:
- a CDS encoding YlxR family protein has product MTVELLRVVAVSTENGNGAVIIDRAGNQPGRGAWLHPASDCLHAAIRRRAFVRALRISGSPDVSGVEEYFEEFEDRLTAPGNRTGSEEHEHTVKSR; this is encoded by the coding sequence TTGACCGTCGAATTGCTTCGGGTGGTCGCGGTGTCAACGGAGAACGGCAACGGCGCCGTGATCATTGACCGCGCGGGCAACCAACCGGGGCGGGGTGCGTGGTTGCATCCCGCATCGGATTGCCTGCACGCGGCGATTCGGAGACGGGCATTCGTGCGCGCGCTGCGGATCAGCGGTTCCCCGGATGTATCCGGGGTGGAGGAGTACTTCGAAGAATTCGAAGATCGGCTCACCGCCCCGGGCAACAGAACAGGTAGCGAAGAACATGAGCACACCGTGAAGTCCCGATGA
- the nusA gene encoding transcription termination factor NusA: MNIDMAALHAIEADKGISVDVVVDTIKSALLTAYRHTEGHQADAVIDVDRKSGVVRVLAREIDDDGNVISEYDDTPEGFGRIAATTARQVILQRLRDAENEKAYGEFSAREGDIVAGVVQRDARENARGVIVVRLGTEAKGFDGVIRPAEQAPGEAYEHGDRLRCYVIGVTRGLREPRIELSRTHPNLVRKLFALEVPEIADGSVEIVAVAREAGHRSKIAVASQVPGLNAKGACIGPMGQRVRNVMSELAGEKIDIIDYDEDPARFVGNALSPAKVMSVTVIDQAARAARVVVPDFQLSLAIGKEGQNARLAARLTGWRIDIRSDIPEPGANGAEREAGQGVPQEH, from the coding sequence ATGAACATCGACATGGCCGCGCTGCATGCGATCGAGGCAGACAAGGGCATCTCGGTTGACGTGGTCGTGGACACGATCAAATCGGCGTTGCTCACCGCGTACCGCCATACCGAAGGTCATCAGGCCGACGCGGTGATCGATGTCGACCGCAAGAGCGGCGTGGTGCGGGTGCTGGCTCGCGAGATCGACGACGACGGCAATGTGATCAGCGAATACGACGACACGCCGGAGGGCTTCGGGCGTATCGCGGCGACCACGGCCCGTCAAGTGATCCTGCAGCGGCTTCGGGACGCCGAGAACGAGAAGGCCTACGGCGAATTCTCGGCGCGGGAGGGCGATATCGTCGCCGGAGTCGTCCAGCGCGACGCGCGGGAGAATGCGCGCGGTGTCATCGTGGTGCGACTCGGTACCGAGGCCAAGGGCTTCGACGGCGTCATCCGCCCCGCAGAGCAGGCACCCGGTGAGGCCTACGAGCACGGCGACCGGCTGCGCTGCTACGTGATCGGTGTGACCCGGGGCCTGCGCGAACCGCGGATCGAGCTGTCGCGCACCCACCCGAACCTGGTGCGCAAGCTGTTCGCCTTGGAGGTCCCCGAGATCGCCGATGGGTCGGTGGAGATCGTCGCGGTCGCCCGCGAGGCCGGCCACCGATCAAAGATCGCGGTGGCCTCGCAGGTTCCCGGGCTCAACGCCAAGGGCGCCTGCATCGGCCCAATGGGCCAGCGAGTCCGCAACGTGATGAGCGAACTGGCCGGCGAGAAGATCGACATCATCGACTATGACGAGGACCCGGCGCGCTTCGTCGGCAACGCGCTGTCACCCGCCAAGGTGATGTCGGTGACCGTGATCGACCAGGCTGCCCGAGCCGCGCGCGTGGTGGTGCCGGACTTCCAGCTGTCATTGGCCATCGGCAAGGAAGGCCAGAATGCCCGGCTGGCGGCCCGGCTGACCGGCTGGCGCATCGATATCCGCAGTGATATCCCGGAACCCGGCGCCAACGGCGCCGAGCGTGAGGCCGGTCAGGGCGTGCCGCAAGAGCACTGA
- the rimP gene encoding ribosome maturation factor RimP — protein sequence MATGLPSQTQVIELLDAEFTRAGFEIEDVVVDDQDPLPRITVVADGDTPLDLDTAAALARSASELLDTLEFDHQYVLEVSSPGVGRPLTSAKHFRRAHGRKVDLTLSDGSGLTGRVGVVDDEILTLVVRAGRDWNRRRLPLSEISRAVVQVEFSPPSERELELAGIKAPEPGTEAGA from the coding sequence GTGGCCACCGGGCTACCTTCCCAGACGCAGGTGATCGAGCTGCTCGATGCTGAGTTCACCCGCGCCGGATTCGAGATCGAAGACGTCGTCGTCGACGATCAGGACCCGCTGCCGCGAATCACCGTGGTCGCCGACGGCGACACCCCACTGGATCTGGACACCGCCGCGGCGCTGGCCCGCTCTGCGTCGGAATTGCTCGACACCTTGGAATTCGACCACCAATACGTGCTGGAGGTCAGCTCGCCCGGCGTGGGCCGGCCGCTGACCTCCGCCAAGCATTTTCGGCGTGCGCACGGTCGCAAAGTTGACCTGACGCTGTCCGACGGGTCAGGTCTGACCGGTCGAGTGGGCGTCGTCGATGACGAGATCCTGACGCTGGTGGTGCGTGCCGGGCGGGACTGGAACCGTCGCCGTCTGCCACTGAGCGAAATCAGTCGAGCGGTGGTGCAAGTCGAATTCTCGCCGCCGAGCGAACGTGAGTTGGAGTTAGCGGGTATCAAGGCCCCCGAGCCGGGAACGGAGGCCGGAGCATGA
- a CDS encoding ferritin-like domain-containing protein: MTSPEPRPASGPDAALTDALATEYGAVYGYGLVSAYSLPEFNDLVVTTIRQHRERRDRTIAILTSRSVAVPPAAAGYQLPMPVTTSNDALRLAVRMENDTAAAWRAVVEQTSDAADREFAATALGQSAVLAAHWNRALGNWPITQAFPGGPD; this comes from the coding sequence ATGACATCTCCCGAGCCCCGCCCGGCGTCGGGCCCCGACGCGGCCCTGACCGATGCCTTGGCCACCGAATACGGAGCCGTCTACGGCTACGGGCTGGTGTCGGCGTACTCGCTGCCGGAATTCAACGATCTGGTGGTCACCACCATCCGTCAGCACCGCGAACGGCGGGACCGCACCATCGCGATCCTGACCAGCCGCTCAGTTGCCGTCCCGCCCGCCGCGGCCGGATATCAGTTGCCCATGCCGGTGACCACGTCCAACGATGCGCTGCGGCTGGCGGTCCGGATGGAGAACGACACCGCGGCGGCGTGGCGCGCGGTCGTCGAACAGACCAGCGATGCCGCCGATCGGGAATTCGCCGCGACCGCGCTCGGCCAGAGCGCCGTGCTGGCCGCGCACTGGAATCGCGCGCTGGGCAATTGGCCGATCACCCAGGCCTTCCCGGGCGGCCCGGACTGA
- a CDS encoding DUF732 domain-containing protein, which translates to MLVVHKRGALIATVVAAGVLFGAGPAAAWPIPYTSEDIRYLDATRGNFPGDDDQLLLAGKQVCRQLYTGQSAGSVTDQVAAQYGASPEQAAIVVRAARSAMCTQAPG; encoded by the coding sequence ATGCTGGTGGTGCATAAGCGTGGTGCCCTGATCGCGACCGTGGTAGCAGCAGGGGTGTTGTTCGGTGCCGGGCCGGCCGCCGCCTGGCCGATCCCCTACACCTCCGAGGACATCAGGTACCTCGATGCAACCCGCGGCAACTTCCCCGGTGACGACGACCAGCTCCTGCTGGCCGGCAAGCAGGTCTGCCGGCAGCTCTACACCGGCCAGTCTGCGGGTTCGGTGACCGACCAGGTCGCAGCGCAGTACGGGGCCAGCCCCGAGCAAGCCGCCATCGTGGTGCGCGCGGCGCGCAGCGCCATGTGCACGCAGGCGCCGGGTTAA
- a CDS encoding proline--tRNA ligase codes for MITRMSELFLRTLRDDPADAEVPSHKLLIRAGYIRPIAPGLYSWLPLGLRVLRNIERVVREEMNAIGGQEILFPALLPRAPYETTNRWTEYGDGLFRLKDRRDNDYLLGPTHEELFTLTVKGEYSSYKDFPVVLYQIQTKYRDEARPRAGILRGREFVMKDSYSFDVDDAGLATAYDAHRVAYQKIFDRLGVRYVIVSAVSGAMGGSASEEFLAESAVGEDTFVRCVESGYAANVEAVTTARPEARPVDGLAEPQVHDTGDTPTIATLVDWANSADLGLSRLVTAADTLKNVLLKVRQPDGEWELLAIGVPGDREIDEKRLGAALEPAEYALLGDGDFAKHPFLVKGYIGPKALQYNGVRYLVDPRVVDGTSWITGADAPGKHVVGLVAGRDFHADGTIEAAEVRDGDPSPDGAGPLVSARGIEIAHIFQLGRKYTDAFAVDVLGEDGRPVRLTMGSYGVGVSRLVAVIAEQQHDELGLRWPPQVAPFDVHVVVANKDDAARAGATELAAELDRLGLEVLFDDRKASPGVKFKDSELIGVPWIAVLGRGWADGVVELRNRFSGQTRELAVGAELAGQIAAAVRGQDS; via the coding sequence GTGATCACCCGGATGTCCGAACTGTTCCTGCGCACCCTGCGCGACGACCCCGCCGATGCCGAAGTCCCCAGCCACAAGCTGCTGATCCGGGCCGGCTACATCCGGCCGATCGCACCCGGTCTGTATAGCTGGCTGCCGCTCGGCCTGCGGGTGTTGCGCAACATCGAGCGTGTGGTCCGCGAGGAGATGAACGCCATCGGTGGCCAGGAGATTCTGTTCCCGGCGCTGCTGCCGCGCGCACCCTATGAGACCACCAATCGCTGGACCGAGTACGGCGATGGCCTGTTCCGGCTCAAGGACCGCCGCGACAACGACTACCTGCTGGGTCCCACCCACGAGGAACTGTTCACCCTGACGGTCAAGGGGGAGTACAGCTCCTACAAAGATTTCCCGGTGGTGCTGTATCAGATCCAGACCAAGTACCGCGATGAGGCGCGGCCGCGAGCCGGCATCCTGCGCGGCCGCGAATTCGTGATGAAGGACTCCTATTCCTTCGACGTCGACGACGCCGGTCTGGCCACCGCCTATGACGCGCACCGGGTGGCTTATCAGAAGATCTTCGACCGGCTCGGTGTGCGGTATGTGATCGTCTCCGCTGTCTCGGGCGCCATGGGCGGATCGGCCTCCGAGGAATTCCTCGCCGAGAGCGCGGTCGGTGAAGACACCTTCGTGCGCTGCGTCGAGTCCGGCTACGCAGCCAACGTCGAAGCCGTGACCACCGCCCGCCCCGAGGCCCGACCGGTCGACGGCTTGGCCGAGCCGCAGGTTCACGACACCGGCGACACCCCGACGATCGCCACCCTGGTGGACTGGGCCAACTCTGCTGATCTGGGCCTCAGTCGCCTCGTCACCGCCGCCGACACCCTCAAGAACGTGCTGCTCAAGGTCCGCCAGCCCGACGGCGAATGGGAGCTGTTGGCCATCGGGGTCCCCGGCGACCGCGAGATCGATGAGAAGCGGCTCGGCGCGGCGCTCGAACCGGCCGAGTACGCGTTGCTCGGCGACGGTGACTTCGCCAAACACCCGTTCCTGGTGAAGGGCTACATCGGTCCGAAGGCGCTGCAGTACAACGGGGTGCGCTACCTGGTCGACCCGCGCGTGGTGGACGGCACCAGCTGGATCACCGGCGCCGACGCCCCCGGCAAGCACGTCGTGGGGCTGGTCGCCGGGCGTGACTTCCATGCCGACGGCACCATTGAGGCGGCCGAGGTCCGCGACGGGGACCCGTCGCCGGATGGGGCCGGGCCGCTGGTCAGCGCGCGGGGCATCGAGATCGCTCACATATTCCAGCTCGGCCGCAAGTACACCGACGCGTTTGCCGTCGACGTCCTCGGCGAGGATGGCCGTCCGGTGCGGCTCACCATGGGTTCCTACGGCGTGGGGGTCTCTCGGCTGGTGGCCGTCATCGCCGAGCAGCAGCATGACGAGCTGGGCCTGCGTTGGCCGCCGCAGGTCGCTCCCTTCGACGTACACGTGGTGGTCGCCAACAAGGACGACGCCGCGCGCGCGGGCGCGACCGAACTGGCCGCCGAACTGGACCGGCTTGGTCTGGAGGTGCTGTTCGACGACCGGAAGGCCTCACCGGGTGTGAAGTTCAAAGACTCCGAGTTGATCGGGGTGCCGTGGATCGCCGTGCTGGGCCGCGGCTGGGCCGACGGCGTTGTCGAACTGCGCAACCGCTTCTCCGGGCAGACCCGCGAGCTGGCCGTCGGTGCGGAGTTGGCCGGGCAGATCGCGGCCGCGGTCCGCGGCCAGGACAGTTAA
- a CDS encoding MFS transporter: protein MAAPGESQSAGRSLSSNVLGIAIVAITGMQLMSTLDGTIVIVALPRMQADLDLSDAAKSWVITAYVLTFGGLLLLGGRVGDAIGQKRAFVSGVGLFTIASLVCGVATDSATLIAARAVQGIGAAVAAPTGLALIATTYAAGQARNRAMAVSAAMQGIGSVMGLVLGGALTVISWRLAFLINIPIGITIVAIAVTRLTETNTERLRLDLTGALLATGGCTAAVLVFTQGPPQGWVSPWVIGAGIAAALFLLAFLLVERNATNPLVPAAVFDNPSRVATFVAYFMAGGVMLTVSVMIGLLVQDVLGYSALRAGICFIPFAVAMGVGNLLTSWAAALIAPRWLIIGAGSLVWGAMLFGSTLDRGVPYVPDLVMLFVVGGFGIGVISVVLPLCAVTDVGPREIGPVSAVTLMVYNLGGPVVLVIIQAVQTSRTLYLGGTTGPVKNMTDSELDALGHGYTYSLLWVAALAVLVGAAALFIRFSAEQIARAQHTLEAVEAGEL from the coding sequence ATGGCCGCGCCGGGGGAATCCCAGTCGGCCGGCCGGTCGTTGTCGTCCAACGTGCTCGGTATCGCCATCGTGGCGATCACCGGCATGCAACTGATGTCGACGCTGGACGGCACCATCGTCATAGTGGCGTTGCCGCGGATGCAGGCCGACCTTGATCTGTCCGACGCCGCCAAGAGCTGGGTCATCACCGCCTACGTACTGACCTTCGGCGGCCTGCTGCTACTCGGTGGCCGGGTGGGCGACGCCATCGGACAGAAGCGGGCGTTCGTCTCCGGGGTCGGGTTGTTCACTATCGCTTCGCTGGTCTGCGGAGTGGCCACCGACTCGGCCACCTTGATCGCCGCCCGGGCGGTCCAGGGCATTGGGGCCGCGGTTGCCGCACCGACCGGCCTGGCGCTCATCGCGACGACCTACGCGGCCGGGCAGGCCCGGAACCGGGCGATGGCGGTGTCGGCAGCCATGCAGGGCATCGGCTCGGTCATGGGTCTGGTGCTCGGTGGCGCCCTCACCGTCATCTCGTGGCGGCTGGCGTTTCTGATCAACATCCCGATCGGGATCACCATCGTGGCCATCGCCGTGACGCGGTTGACCGAGACCAACACCGAACGGCTCCGGCTCGACCTCACCGGGGCGCTGCTGGCCACCGGCGGGTGCACCGCGGCGGTGCTGGTATTCACCCAGGGCCCGCCCCAGGGCTGGGTAAGCCCGTGGGTGATCGGCGCCGGGATCGCGGCGGCGTTGTTCCTGCTGGCGTTCCTGCTCGTCGAACGCAACGCCACCAACCCGTTGGTGCCGGCCGCGGTGTTCGACAACCCCAGCCGGGTCGCCACCTTCGTGGCGTACTTCATGGCCGGCGGCGTGATGCTCACGGTGAGCGTGATGATCGGACTACTGGTTCAAGACGTGCTGGGGTACTCGGCCCTGCGCGCCGGTATCTGCTTCATCCCGTTTGCGGTGGCCATGGGTGTCGGCAACCTTTTGACCAGCTGGGCGGCCGCGCTGATCGCGCCGCGCTGGCTCATCATCGGGGCCGGCAGCCTGGTCTGGGGCGCCATGCTGTTCGGGTCGACGCTGGACCGTGGCGTGCCATACGTCCCCGATCTGGTGATGCTGTTCGTGGTCGGCGGATTCGGTATCGGCGTGATCTCGGTGGTGCTGCCGCTGTGCGCGGTGACCGACGTCGGCCCACGCGAGATCGGCCCGGTGTCGGCGGTCACCTTGATGGTCTACAACTTGGGCGGCCCGGTGGTGCTGGTGATCATCCAGGCCGTGCAGACCTCCCGCACGCTGTACCTGGGCGGCACTACCGGCCCGGTGAAGAACATGACCGACAGTGAACTGGATGCCCTCGGCCACGGCTACACCTATTCGCTGCTGTGGGTGGCCGCGCTCGCCGTTCTGGTGGGTGCGGCGGCACTGTTCATCAGGTTCTCGGCCGAACAGATTGCCCGCGCCCAGCACACCCTGGAGGCGGTGGAGGCCGGGGAACTGTAG
- a CDS encoding MFS transporter, whose protein sequence is MQLLATMDSTVAIVALPKIQDDLGLSDAGRGWVISAYVLTFGGLMLLGGRLGDTIGRKRTFISGVTLFTIASVLCAVAWDAPTLVIARLLQGVGSAIASPTALALIATTFPKGPARNAATAIFGAMTAVGSVMGLVVGGALTEVSWRLAFGINVPIGLLMVYLARTALTETHRERMKLDAAGALLATMGCTAAVFAFTIGPEKGWISVITIGSAVVAVVALLAFAVVERTAENPVVPFSLFRDRNRLLTFAAIFLAGGVLFTLTVTIGLYVQDLMGYSALRAGVGFIPFVIGLGIGLGLSSQLVRRFPPRVLVIAGGVVLLGAMIYGSTINRNLPYFPNFVTLIVLGGLGIGVIVVPLTLSAIAGVGFDQIGPTSAIALMLQNLGGPIVLAVIQAVITSRTLYLGGTNMPVKTMNPAQIAALDSGYTYGLLWIAAVAVLVGGISLLIGYTAQQVAHAQDVQDAFGAM, encoded by the coding sequence ATGCAGCTACTGGCGACCATGGACAGCACTGTCGCTATCGTCGCGCTTCCTAAGATCCAGGACGACCTGGGCTTGTCCGACGCGGGACGCGGCTGGGTGATCAGTGCGTACGTGCTGACCTTCGGCGGCCTGATGCTGCTCGGCGGCCGACTCGGCGACACCATCGGCCGCAAGCGCACCTTCATCAGCGGGGTCACGCTGTTCACCATCGCGTCGGTGCTGTGCGCCGTGGCCTGGGACGCCCCCACCTTGGTTATCGCACGGCTCCTGCAGGGTGTCGGCTCGGCCATCGCCTCTCCGACGGCGCTGGCGCTGATTGCCACCACCTTCCCGAAGGGGCCTGCCCGTAATGCCGCCACCGCGATATTCGGAGCCATGACCGCCGTCGGGTCGGTGATGGGCCTGGTGGTCGGCGGCGCGCTGACCGAGGTGTCATGGCGGCTGGCGTTCGGGATCAACGTGCCCATCGGCCTGCTGATGGTCTACCTGGCCCGCACCGCATTGACCGAGACCCACCGGGAGCGGATGAAACTGGACGCCGCAGGTGCCCTGCTGGCGACCATGGGCTGCACGGCGGCGGTGTTCGCGTTCACGATCGGCCCGGAGAAGGGCTGGATCTCGGTGATCACCATCGGCTCCGCTGTGGTCGCGGTCGTGGCGTTGCTGGCGTTCGCCGTGGTGGAGCGCACTGCCGAGAATCCGGTGGTGCCGTTCAGCCTGTTCCGCGACCGCAACCGGCTGCTGACCTTCGCGGCGATCTTCCTCGCCGGCGGCGTGCTGTTCACCTTGACCGTGACCATCGGTCTGTACGTACAGGATTTGATGGGCTACTCGGCCTTGCGTGCCGGCGTGGGATTTATCCCGTTCGTGATCGGGCTGGGCATCGGACTGGGTCTGTCCTCCCAACTGGTGCGCCGCTTTCCGCCCCGAGTGCTGGTGATCGCCGGTGGCGTCGTCTTGCTGGGCGCGATGATCTACGGCTCGACGATCAACCGGAATCTTCCGTACTTCCCGAACTTCGTCACGTTGATCGTGCTCGGTGGGCTCGGGATCGGCGTGATCGTGGTGCCATTGACCCTGTCGGCGATCGCCGGCGTGGGCTTCGACCAGATCGGCCCGACTTCGGCGATCGCACTGATGCTGCAGAACCTGGGCGGGCCGATCGTGCTGGCGGTCATCCAGGCCGTCATCACCTCGCGCACTCTGTACCTCGGCGGCACCAACATGCCGGTCAAAACCATGAATCCCGCGCAGATCGCCGCGTTGGATTCCGGCTACACCTACGGACTGCTGTGGATTGCCGCCGTGGCGGTCCTGGTCGGTGGGATCTCCCTGCTGATCGGTTACACCGCCCAGCAGGTCGCGCATGCCCAGGATGTGCAGGACGCCTTCGGCGCCATGTGA
- the cobA gene encoding uroporphyrinogen-III C-methyltransferase → MTENPYLAGLRLAGRKVVVVGAGSVAQRRLPLLVDSGAQVLVIAPSATPAVEALGERKPGITLVSRSYRDGDLADAWYAIAATNDPEVNAAIVAEADRRQIFCVRADLAVEGSAVTPATFGYSGLSVGVLAGGEHNRSAAIRSAIREALQNGTITVDAEAAPDVVRGGVALVGGGPGDPELITVRGRRMLAHADVVVADRLAPPELLAELSPTVEVIDAAKIPYGRAMAQDAINALMIERAKAGKFVVRLKGGDPFVFARGYEEVLACADAGIPVTVVPGVTSAIAVPALAGVPVTHRAVNHEFVVVSGHVAPDDPESLVNWDALAAMRGTIVLLMAVERIEQFSAVLQKGGRPADTPVLVVQHGTTPAQHTLRATLADAPEKIRAEGIRPPAIVIIGAVAGFGV, encoded by the coding sequence GTGACCGAGAACCCCTACCTGGCCGGTTTACGGCTGGCCGGCCGCAAGGTTGTTGTCGTGGGCGCGGGAAGCGTCGCGCAGCGACGTCTTCCGCTGTTGGTGGACAGCGGTGCGCAGGTGCTGGTGATCGCACCCAGCGCCACCCCGGCGGTCGAAGCGCTGGGGGAGCGCAAGCCCGGCATCACGCTGGTCTCGCGCAGCTACCGCGACGGGGACCTGGCCGATGCCTGGTACGCGATCGCGGCCACCAACGACCCGGAGGTCAACGCCGCCATCGTGGCTGAGGCCGACCGTCGCCAGATCTTCTGTGTGCGCGCGGATCTGGCCGTCGAGGGATCCGCGGTCACCCCGGCTACCTTCGGTTACTCCGGACTGTCGGTGGGAGTGTTGGCCGGCGGCGAGCACAACCGGTCGGCGGCGATCCGCTCGGCGATCCGGGAGGCCCTGCAGAACGGCACCATCACCGTGGACGCCGAGGCAGCCCCCGATGTGGTGCGCGGCGGTGTGGCGCTGGTGGGCGGCGGACCAGGCGATCCGGAGCTGATCACGGTGCGCGGTCGTCGCATGCTCGCGCACGCCGACGTCGTGGTGGCCGACCGGCTCGCGCCGCCGGAGCTGCTCGCCGAACTGTCCCCGACCGTCGAAGTCATCGACGCCGCCAAGATCCCCTACGGGCGGGCCATGGCGCAGGACGCCATCAACGCGCTGATGATCGAACGCGCCAAAGCCGGCAAGTTCGTGGTGCGCCTCAAGGGCGGCGACCCGTTCGTGTTCGCGCGCGGCTATGAAGAGGTGCTGGCCTGTGCCGACGCCGGGATCCCGGTGACGGTTGTGCCGGGTGTGACCAGTGCCATAGCGGTCCCGGCCTTGGCCGGTGTGCCGGTCACCCATCGGGCCGTGAACCACGAATTTGTGGTGGTCAGCGGGCACGTTGCGCCCGACGATCCCGAATCGTTAGTGAATTGGGATGCCCTGGCGGCAATGCGCGGAACCATCGTTTTGCTGATGGCTGTCGAACGCATCGAGCAATTCAGCGCCGTGCTGCAAAAGGGCGGTCGACCTGCGGATACACCGGTTCTGGTGGTGCAGCACGGCACCACGCCGGCCCAGCACACGCTGCGGGCGACCCTGGCCGACGCGCCCGAGAAAATCCGCGCGGAAGGCATCCGACCTCCCGCGATCGTGATTATCGGGGCCGTCGCAGGCTTCGGGGTTTAA
- the mqo gene encoding malate dehydrogenase (quinone), with protein sequence MTDVALIGAGIMSATLGAMLRRLEPGAAITVVERLDSAAGESSDPWNNAGTGHAGLCELFYTPQRPDGSIDIAKAVRVNEQFQVTRQFWAYAVQNGLLEDPRDFVHPIPHVSFVHGADGVDYLRRRHRALSDNPLFAGTDFITDFGEFAARLPAMATGRDRKVPVALDWAPHGTDVDFGALTSQLIGYGVRHGTAVHFGHEVRALRRESDASWTLVLANRRTGETRRLNAKFVFLGAGGATLGLLQRSGIPEVRGFGGFPIGGVFLRCGAAELTAAHRAKVYGAPVPGAPSTTAPHLDARMVNGSSSLLFGPFAGWSPKFLKHGRATDLPRSVRFDNVRSLLGAGIRERELVGYLLGQLRRTHGTRVQALREFLPDADHADWHEIRAGQRVQVIRHGQLDFNTTIVSAGDGSIAGLLGASPGASTAVPAMLEVLARCFAGKFADWLPTLKEMVPSLGTRLSDEPTLFEQVWEWGSRQLQLG encoded by the coding sequence ATGACCGACGTAGCGCTGATCGGCGCGGGCATCATGAGCGCCACCTTGGGGGCGATGCTGCGCCGGCTGGAACCGGGTGCCGCGATCACCGTCGTCGAACGGTTGGATTCCGCAGCCGGCGAGAGCAGCGATCCGTGGAACAACGCCGGCACCGGCCACGCTGGACTGTGCGAGCTGTTCTACACCCCGCAGCGGCCCGACGGCTCGATCGACATCGCCAAAGCGGTGCGGGTCAACGAGCAGTTCCAGGTGACCCGGCAGTTCTGGGCCTATGCCGTGCAGAACGGTCTGCTGGAGGATCCGCGTGACTTCGTGCACCCGATCCCGCACGTGAGCTTCGTACACGGCGCCGACGGCGTGGACTACCTGCGACGGCGTCATCGTGCGCTGTCCGACAACCCGCTGTTCGCCGGAACCGACTTCATCACTGACTTCGGCGAGTTCGCCGCGCGCCTGCCCGCGATGGCCACCGGCAGAGACCGCAAGGTGCCGGTGGCCCTGGACTGGGCTCCGCACGGCACGGACGTCGACTTTGGCGCGCTGACGAGCCAGCTGATCGGCTACGGGGTGCGCCACGGCACCGCCGTGCATTTCGGTCACGAGGTGCGCGCGCTGCGCCGAGAGTCCGACGCCAGCTGGACATTGGTTCTGGCCAACCGCCGAACCGGCGAAACCCGAAGACTCAACGCTAAATTCGTCTTTCTCGGCGCCGGGGGAGCGACCCTGGGCTTGCTGCAGCGCTCGGGGATCCCCGAAGTGCGTGGCTTCGGCGGTTTCCCGATCGGCGGGGTATTCCTGCGCTGCGGGGCCGCCGAGCTCACCGCCGCACACCGAGCCAAGGTGTACGGCGCCCCGGTTCCAGGCGCGCCGTCGACGACCGCCCCGCACCTGGACGCCCGGATGGTCAACGGTTCGTCGTCGCTGCTGTTCGGACCATTTGCCGGTTGGTCGCCGAAGTTTCTCAAGCACGGTCGAGCCACGGATCTACCGAGATCGGTCCGCTTCGACAACGTCAGGTCGCTGCTGGGCGCCGGGATCCGAGAGCGTGAACTGGTCGGGTACCTGCTCGGCCAACTGCGGCGGACCCACGGCACCCGGGTCCAGGCACTGCGGGAGTTCCTGCCGGATGCGGATCACGCGGACTGGCACGAGATCCGGGCCGGCCAACGGGTGCAGGTGATTCGCCACGGACAGCTCGATTTCAACACCACGATCGTCAGCGCCGGCGACGGCAGCATCGCGGGACTGCTCGGCGCCTCGCCGGGGGCTTCGACCGCGGTGCCGGCCATGCTGGAGGTGCTGGCGCGCTGTTTCGCCGGCAAGTTCGCCGACTGGCTGCCGACGCTCAAAGAGATGGTGCCGTCGCTAGGTACGCGACTGTCCGACGAACCCACGTTGTTCGAGCAGGTGTGGGAGTGGGGCAGCCGGCAACTTCAGCTCGGCTGA